A single window of Syntrophus aciditrophicus SB DNA harbors:
- a CDS encoding universal stress protein, translated as MYKKILAAVNEHLNSEVTARYAMNLAKELHAKFYICFIAEEGMSPHNRHAAEDAVKRLFDEALELDIDTESIEATGIPVREIGEIVRREKIGMVFASTRREDIEKRFYAGTVARSLSLQLPCSVALVRIAHSGRVRPGRILVPVKARIDHVRERAAFVTHMAKAFGAKVYVFHTPRPIETIFSGEIHLTPPEWEKRMSHDISQFMRCLQQQNIEHEGRHLPGKIARNITIEAFAKRHDLIIMGASERSLWASLIQGNPVEEVLRETPCDLIILKPRHED; from the coding sequence ATGTATAAAAAAATCCTTGCCGCAGTCAATGAGCATCTGAATTCCGAGGTGACGGCGCGCTATGCCATGAACCTTGCGAAGGAGCTGCATGCTAAATTCTATATCTGCTTCATTGCGGAGGAAGGTATGTCCCCCCATAACCGTCATGCCGCCGAGGATGCGGTCAAACGGCTCTTTGATGAGGCTCTGGAGCTGGACATCGATACGGAAAGCATTGAAGCAACAGGGATTCCGGTCCGTGAGATTGGAGAAATCGTTCGGCGTGAAAAGATCGGGATGGTCTTTGCCTCAACGAGGAGAGAGGATATCGAGAAAAGGTTTTACGCCGGCACCGTGGCCCGAAGCCTTTCGCTTCAACTTCCGTGCTCTGTTGCCCTCGTGCGCATCGCCCATTCCGGAAGGGTGCGCCCCGGAAGGATACTCGTTCCGGTCAAGGCAAGAATAGACCATGTCCGGGAACGGGCCGCTTTCGTGACGCACATGGCCAAGGCGTTCGGAGCGAAAGTTTATGTCTTCCACACGCCCAGGCCCATTGAGACGATTTTCAGCGGTGAGATCCACCTTACCCCCCCTGAATGGGAAAAGCGCATGTCCCACGATATCTCGCAGTTCATGAGGTGCCTTCAGCAACAGAATATCGAACACGAGGGGAGACACCTGCCGGGGAAGATCGCCAGAAATATCACCATCGAGGCCTTTGCAAAACGGCATGACCTCATCATCATGGGAGCAAGTGAACGGAGTCTCTGGGCATCCCTGATTCAGGGCAATCCTGTCGAAGAGGTTCTCAGAGAGACGCCCTGCGACCTCATCATCCTGAAGCCGCGCCATGAAGATTAA
- a CDS encoding cation-translocating P-type ATPase, with protein sequence MKINSLSKEDALRALVSSENGLSEEEAAKRLSESGFNEIREVRKTSLLIRFLRQFTHFLALLLWVGAGLAFLSDALNPGEDMATLGFAIVGVIFINAVFTYIQEYRAEKALEALKKLLPFYVRVVREGKESQIPSREVVPGDIILLSEGDRIPADARLLDVSMLKVNNASLTGESEASLRNALPADGELLESPNIVFAGTSVTSGSGKALVFATGMGTEFGRIAHLTSTVQEDLSPLQKEIVKATRVVATIAALVGVFFFVLGFVIGRSFWSNFIFAIGITVALIPEGLLPTVTLSLAMASQRMAKRKALIKNLSSAETLGCVTVVCTDKTGTLTQNSMTASALWKDDRILAAEDFRAQVDDRLLQTAFFCNNARFTDNEYKGDPTETALLRLGRERLGDLSAERIFEIPFDSDRKRMTTLNRTGDGEYVYTKGAMESILPLCSRLLRNGIEREVDESFREEALTAYNQLMDRGLRVLAFAYKKHGGSFLIPDSSSLEADLVFAGLIGLEDPPRPEVPEAIRKCHDAGIRVIMITGDGSRTAVAIAREIGLVRGEPVVVEGPEFVKMEDRELREKLSAKEIIFARMTPKHKMRVVSILQEEGEWVAVTGDGVNDAPALKKADIGISMGISGTDVAKEASDMILLDDNFATIVNAVEEGRAVYENIRKFITYIFASNIPEAVPYLAYILLRIPLPLTIMQILAVDLGTDMLPALALGAEKPTPAVMKQPPRSRKERLLNLSVLFRAYLFLGPIEAAACMFGFFYVLYGGGWSWGTALPQNDVLYLQATTACLTAIIISQIGNVFACRSAAESVRSLGFFSNGFIFIGIAFELCLQLFIVYSPFGNRIFSTHPLSPATWLALIPFALLLLFGEEARKLLAHRLRRNPAS encoded by the coding sequence ATGAAGATTAACAGCCTTTCGAAAGAGGATGCCCTCAGGGCGCTCGTCAGCTCGGAAAACGGCCTTTCGGAAGAAGAAGCCGCGAAACGGCTTTCAGAAAGCGGCTTCAATGAAATCCGGGAAGTGCGCAAAACTTCCCTTTTGATCAGGTTCCTGAGACAGTTTACCCATTTCCTTGCCCTGCTCCTGTGGGTCGGCGCAGGTCTCGCGTTCCTCTCAGACGCTCTGAATCCCGGGGAGGATATGGCAACCCTGGGCTTTGCCATCGTCGGCGTTATTTTTATCAATGCCGTTTTCACGTACATCCAGGAATACCGGGCGGAGAAAGCGCTGGAAGCCCTGAAAAAACTCCTCCCCTTTTATGTGCGGGTTGTCCGGGAAGGGAAAGAGAGCCAGATTCCTTCGCGCGAGGTCGTACCCGGTGACATCATTCTGCTTTCCGAAGGCGACAGAATTCCCGCCGATGCCCGTCTGCTGGATGTTTCCATGCTCAAGGTCAATAATGCCTCGCTGACGGGAGAGTCCGAGGCCAGTCTCCGGAACGCTCTGCCTGCCGATGGCGAACTTCTTGAGAGCCCCAATATTGTCTTTGCCGGGACCAGCGTGACAAGCGGCTCGGGTAAGGCGCTGGTCTTTGCCACGGGAATGGGTACGGAATTCGGCCGGATCGCCCATCTGACGAGCACGGTTCAGGAGGATCTCAGCCCGCTTCAGAAGGAGATCGTTAAAGCGACGCGCGTTGTGGCAACCATCGCCGCCCTGGTCGGCGTCTTTTTCTTTGTCCTGGGATTCGTCATCGGCAGGAGCTTCTGGAGCAATTTCATTTTTGCCATCGGCATTACCGTCGCCCTCATCCCCGAGGGTCTGCTGCCCACGGTCACCCTTTCCCTGGCTATGGCCAGCCAGAGAATGGCAAAAAGGAAGGCCCTCATCAAGAACCTCTCCTCCGCGGAGACCCTGGGATGTGTCACCGTGGTCTGTACCGACAAGACCGGGACGCTCACTCAAAACAGCATGACGGCATCGGCCCTGTGGAAAGATGATCGGATCCTCGCTGCCGAAGATTTCCGGGCGCAGGTCGATGACCGGCTTCTGCAGACGGCATTTTTCTGCAACAATGCGCGGTTCACTGACAATGAATACAAAGGCGATCCGACGGAGACGGCGCTCCTCAGACTGGGCAGGGAACGCTTGGGTGATCTGAGCGCGGAACGCATCTTCGAAATTCCCTTCGATTCCGACCGGAAGAGGATGACGACCCTGAACAGAACGGGCGATGGTGAATATGTCTATACGAAAGGAGCCATGGAGAGCATCCTGCCCCTCTGCAGCCGATTGCTCCGCAACGGCATCGAGCGGGAAGTGGATGAGAGCTTTCGCGAAGAGGCATTGACTGCCTATAATCAACTCATGGACAGGGGGCTCAGAGTTCTGGCGTTTGCGTATAAGAAGCATGGGGGTTCATTTCTCATCCCCGATTCCTCGTCTCTGGAGGCGGACCTTGTCTTTGCCGGCCTCATCGGCCTCGAGGATCCGCCAAGGCCGGAAGTGCCGGAGGCCATCCGAAAATGCCATGATGCCGGCATCAGGGTCATCATGATCACGGGGGATGGAAGCCGGACGGCTGTTGCGATTGCCCGGGAGATCGGTCTTGTCCGGGGAGAGCCGGTCGTGGTCGAAGGTCCGGAATTCGTGAAGATGGAGGACCGGGAACTGCGGGAAAAACTCTCCGCAAAGGAGATCATCTTTGCCCGCATGACGCCGAAGCACAAGATGAGGGTGGTCTCGATTCTGCAGGAGGAAGGGGAGTGGGTCGCCGTGACCGGTGACGGCGTCAATGATGCTCCGGCATTGAAAAAGGCGGATATCGGCATTTCCATGGGCATCTCAGGAACGGATGTCGCGAAAGAGGCTTCCGACATGATCCTGCTGGATGATAACTTCGCCACCATTGTGAACGCCGTTGAAGAAGGCCGGGCCGTTTATGAGAACATTCGAAAATTCATCACCTATATCTTCGCCTCGAACATCCCCGAGGCAGTGCCCTACCTGGCTTACATCCTTCTGCGGATTCCCCTGCCGCTGACGATCATGCAGATCCTGGCGGTTGACCTTGGTACGGACATGCTTCCCGCTCTGGCCCTTGGTGCGGAAAAGCCGACACCGGCGGTCATGAAGCAGCCGCCCAGAAGCAGGAAGGAAAGGCTCCTTAATTTATCGGTTCTTTTCCGTGCCTACCTTTTCCTCGGCCCGATCGAAGCGGCAGCATGCATGTTCGGATTCTTTTACGTCCTCTACGGCGGGGGATGGAGCTGGGGAACTGCGCTTCCCCAGAACGATGTGCTTTATCTGCAGGCCACGACAGCCTGCCTGACCGCGATCATCATCTCCCAGATCGGCAATGTCTTCGCATGCCGATCGGCTGCGGAGTCCGTGCGGAGTCTGGGGTTCTTTTCGAACGGCTTCATCTTTATCGGCATCGCCTTTGAGCTGTGCCTTCAGCTGTTTATCGTCTATTCTCCGTTCGGAAACAGGATCTTTTCTACCCATCCCCTTTCACCGGCAACCTGGCTCGCTCTGATCCCTTTTGCCCTGCTTCTGCTCTTCGGCGAGGAAGCAAGAAAACTTCTTGCGCATCGCCTGCGAAGAAATCCCGCGTCCTGA